The Arachis hypogaea cultivar Tifrunner chromosome 14, arahy.Tifrunner.gnm2.J5K5, whole genome shotgun sequence DNA window gttttttatGTTTCGTTTTTCTACATTTCGgattattctttttattatttttggatgattctttttcctatgttttgtatgttttttttttttaggatttggatgattctttttattagttttggatgattctttttcctatgttttggatgttttttttcttaggatttggatgattctttatcttatattttggtgtttttgttttttggagttcgaattttttttaaaagagaaattaaagtttGCATAATaaatggtaaaaagtgaattagaGTAAGAATAGACAATTAATAATCATTAAGtttgtatcttttaaaaaaattaaataaccactaattaatgataattaattagtatataatataatttaaaaatatttattggcATGTTGTTGGCTAGACCCTCTTGGTTGAACCTGCAACCTCTTAAATAAGTATGATGAGACTATTTGaactataatttattgatattttttttttgtgactataaCTTATTGGTATTTAATACatcttaaataatattaaataattaattattaatataattaaattataaaaataaccaaattaaattaaacaataaaaattcaattctactaactattaaaattttaatactaaaatttatatatgataaatttaaaagaaataaaaacaaaaaaaaaagtacataaTCAGATGGAGCCTACCTGATTTTGGATCCAAATTGGAGTGATCCAACCCAATTTTCAtaattcctatatatatataaagtggaCTTTGAAatataatattatgttattttatttttggcactattaatttatttaaaaaaaaatcctttgAAGAAGGGTGCTTTGAtttagaaaaattttaagttaagaAGTGACTCAAATCATGTCTCTTGTTCAATTTAAAAGCTTTAGATAATTTTATCTCAAACTAAGAAATAACTCGATTAGAGATTTTTAAATGTTCTCTTAACTTTTTCATGTAAGATTCAGTGCAAACTACAATTTAACTTGAGAATATTATATGTTTCTTCCTTAATCCGTTTTAGAATTAATGACCACTTATAGATCAAGATAACATAAAAACCAATGGAGTTTAAAAACTCACAAtatgaacaagaagaaaaatgttaTCAACTTTTATAATTGAGTTAGCGAATTTTTTCGAGGTATAAATAAAAAAGCCATTAGCTCCACAAGTATGATCCAATACTCCTTATATTTCACAAACTCAAATTATTTTCACGTAAATCATAAGTGTCGGAATTTTCTTGCATATATTTTTTCTATCGATAAAAAAAACTACAATTTTATCAATTTGTGTCTATCCAAAGTTTATTCTAAATTAATTTTTCACTAAGTAACTCTtcgaataattttaaaaaataattgactTAAACTAAGTATCTAATTTTAGTTACATGAAATATGAATCAAGGGCTCGAGATATAAGTTTTTATAGTTTAttgttaatataattttataaaattttattaatttcccctttaaaagaaaattattttaactCAAAGTCTACCCAAATTcaacaaaataaattatgaaCAGATCCTAATTGGTGAATAAAATCAATATATCCGAGTCATAAACACTTATCTATCTCAGGGGGGGGGGGCGGGGATTATATATCATTATATATCAtgcattaaaataataatattgattAAAAAGTtaacttatctttttaatttttaaatatataaaaacattaaatatatatgttatatgctcaaaatattaaaaataaaaacctatatttttttagatattagaagaagaaggaggtatGCGTGAATTTGAAATAAGCGtggggaaaaaaaaaataaagcatgCGTGAATTTAAAACAAGcgccgaaaaaaaaaaaaaagaaacacgtGACTTTAAATCACTTGAATAAATTTAGATGCTAAAATTGTTTGAatgtaaaaaaaatcttttttttaaagaaaaagaactaaaattaCATAATTACTCTTTATTTCAAGtcgttataattatttaaattatgaaacaaattagtttttttaaaatagaataaatgtgattttagaaaaaattttaaatatttttaaaataccaatgtttaaataattttaatcgttaattttaattaatatattatatatattttttataattgaaatcaatatttaaatttattagaataGCATATTTTAAGAACATTTGAAATTTTTTCTAACTTATAAGTTCCTAAAGAAATTAAAGTATCAAATAAATTCTAGCAAACACCATACTTTACGATGAACACTTTGCACTTAtagatttctaaaaaaaaaaaatataaataaatcctCGAAGAATTGGACTCATAGGTCTTGAAATATTACAATGCTATACAATATTCCTCTTTTTCGTTTAGAACCTATTAATCTAAAATTTCGAAGAAGGGTAACGTAAAAAATAGTTATAACAATTtggttaaatttaattaagtatttTACTTAATTGtaatgttttatttaaaattaaaataattattcaaaatttatttgagacaaatttaaaattttactcttAAATAGCATTTGGTTAGAGAGACTCAGACTAAGATTAGAGAATTGAGACTTAGTATTATATTTGgtgataaaaaattagaattaaaatttcaatTCTTTCGATACTTTTAAGAGAttgaaattttagagataaagattaaaattttaataatatttttttattaaaataccttcatttaactttttaaattataaatttatcctttaatttctatatttattttaaattaaacataataataaaacataataCATAATAAGATATTTTATACCAAATACAAATACATAATACAAAAACTTATTCAAACTAAAACTCTAAATCTCTATCTCCCATTCTAGTCTCTTAATCTCCCTTTCAAACACAGTTAAAAAATTCTCATAAAGTTAgaaattttttatatcaataaaataaatattttatttattaatatatgtaatttttaaattatatatattagtaacctttatagttatattatatgtaatatgcaaatattaattaatattgaaAAGACTAAACTACCAAAAGTAACCATGAAAGTTGATTCGCTGACAAAAGTAACCATAAAAGATCAAAACTCCTCGGATACTCACAATTGATTTGTTCCGTTTGTCAAAAATAGCCAAGTCTGATGTAGCCTTAGCAGAATGGCATACGTGGACTGTTTTTTGACGATTACACTTTTTGGTAGACATACGTGTACTCAGTACCATTTAGGGTCAATTTAAACCCTAATTCTTCGTTCTGCTCAGTTGGAATCCAATTTTCGCAAGGTAACCCGAGCACAGGCATCCAAGGTAACTACAAGCGAAGAACCTTAATTCCTAAATTAATTTATGCTCATAAAATTTGAGCAATGTCAAGGAGAGAGGTAACTACAAGCGAAGGAAGCAGATTTTCAGGAGCTTTACAttcaaagatgaaaaagaagaaaattatgGATGGAAGATGTCACTGTGGTGAGTATGTTGTCTTGTTGAAATTTTTGACGGTTACTAATCCTAGAAGATGGTTCATTTGTTTGTATTGGGAGAAAACCTTAGAGGATGCAGAGGCAGAGGCAGCCTTGGATGCTGCAGCAGCTGAATTTGAGGCATCTTTGGGTGCCGGAACCCAACCACAGGTAAAATATAAATTTGTTAAATTGCTTAAATATTTGTTAAGCTATTAAGTTTACTTACATTTATGTCTTATTTAAATTATAGGCACTACCACATTGAATCCATCTCATAATATGTCGTATACACCGTAAGTGCCACCACCAATTAGGCCACAATCacaaaaataaagagaacaaaagaGATCCACCAAGAGGCTTCTTCTTTCACAAGTTCAGACCACTGTGCCTCAGGCTCCAACTTTGAATACTCTACAGCAGCCATCCAATACATCTGTTAGGCCACCCACAGTGTTCCACATACAATGCAAGGAGTCAGTGCAGGCACAACTTCTAGGTTCGCACAGtttatgccaacaccaagatcgCACCTTTAAGTGTGACAGAGTACGCCTCTAAACACGGTCCGTTGGAGAAGCAGCAACCTCTTTCTCTAATATCGTCAAAGGAATGGAATCAGAGTACAATGGGAGTACgctagagaagaagaagatgaaaaactgCTCTAGTAGGACATAATTGATGTCACGCTCAAAAGGGAGGGGTAACACTTCTTTCTGTTCTTCTAATTTCAATGCTTAAAGAGTAacgttttcttttttaataaactaaataaatgtaattaaataaatgtaattttaactacaaaaaaaataattcacaTAAGGTATTCTTTAAGTTGCAATAAATGTGGACACATTGTATAATATAACAATATTTTATTGACATTTGGTCACATACAGAGTAAATTAATTGTGGGTATTTGAGGAGTTTTGATCTTCCATGGTTACTTTTGTCAGCGAATCAATCTTTCATGGTTATTTTTGGTGGTTTAGTCTATTAAAAAATAATCgtcatcataaattcataatgataaaaaactaaaaataatagttGTTTAACAAGTACCAAtaaattatagttcaaatgacataattttttcatacttatctaagaggttgcgagttcgagCCTTTTGTttttggtgaaaaaaaaaaaaaatatatatatatatatatatatatatatatatatatatatatatatatatatatataatatagttgttTAACAAGTGTAGTGTACAGGTGGAAACAACGTAGTTTGACAAAACAGCAGCTTAATACGCCGCCCAGTCTTCAACGGTagctgctctctctctctctctctctctctctctccaatctGCTAAGACACACAAACCCTTTCTTAATTCTCCATTCAAATCAAATCATGATCTTCAGATAGCATCACCTCATCATACACAGCTTCCAAAACCAAAAGGTAACAACTTTGCAATCCAGTTTGCAGTTCTGTGTACTGTATTTCTTAGTGTTTTAGCTCAATCTGAAACATacccattatttgatttttttcattagtttccCAAAAATTCAACCTTTTTCTTTACGAAACCCTTTTCTCTCAGTCTCTCATTAGCAGTGATTTTAAGAAGGGTTATCATCACAGATGGATAGTAGCAGTGGAATTGAGAGCAATGGGCGTGTGCCACTTTCAGGGGTTGTTGCAGATTGTGTGAAACGGTGGTTCAGAGACACTCTGAAAGAAGCTAAAGCTGGGGACATAAACATGCAGGTCTTGGTAGGTCAGATGTATTACAGTGGTTATGGTGTTCCcagagatgaccaaaaggtgtgttctttcttctatttatatCATGCTTATTAGTTATTACAAATTAATAATGCTTTTCAATCAATTTTCATTGCATCGGACTTTCTTGAGCTGTTAAGAGTTTGAGGTTCTGTTGTATTTTACTATTTGAGAATGTCCATGTTAATTGACACTAGAATCTTCAGCTGGTGACTATGAAAAATTGAAGACAAATATTAGTATTCTCTATTGGTCTTAATTTTAGTAATGAGATGAATTTTGATGCTGATAATGCATATACACCATTAGGCAATCAAATATTGTATGTTATATAACTTTAACATAGTGGGGATAAGAGTCAAATAATTTCAATGACTGAGTTATATATGAATAGATGACTGCCTATTTAGTTAGGTATGCACAATTAGATGCACCTAAATGGATGCTTCATGTGGAGTTGTGGATACATCTATAATAGCAGCATAGAATGCTTTATCATTGTTGGGTGTAATGACTTAAATAGTCTTGTGTTAAAACTTAATGTTTTGTGTTTTTAAATTTGTTGCTCCAACTCTTGACTTGTTAACTTCATGAGAAATTGAAGAAACGGATGTGAATAGTTTGTAGTGTGTGTGGATTCTGTGGGCTACTAGTTGAATAAAAAGATTAATGCTGGGATTGTGAACTACGTCTGTGGAGTCTGTCGAATCAAAGTGCTTacctgtttttgaattttggttTCAAGTTCTGATGTCATTGGTTTGGGAATGTAGGGTAAAATTTGGTTGACTAGAGCATCGAGGGTTAGATCTTCAGTTTGGAAAGTTGGTGATAAGCATCCAGGTAAAACTTTCCTTTGTTGCTGACTGCATAGCATCTTTCTTTTTGTTGGGAATTCTTTGTGACTGTTTCTCGCCCGGTGCATGTATGTTAGGTTATAATGCAagtgattctgattctgatgaaTTGAAGGAAGACTCTTAAACACACTAAATGCCTAACATTTGAATGGTGAGTTTATCATAATCTTTGAATGCTTTTGTAGTGGAAATCTTTTTTTGCCATGTTTATCATCTAATGGAACAGCTTTAGGGTTGAATTATTGGAGAGATGGTTCTTTTCATGATCCTGGTTAGTGTCTTATTATTTTCTACCAGGAATAAAACATGGACTTGAAAGGTTAACATATCATTGATTGCATATCTGTGGTATATGAATGGTAAAATGAGATGTTATCAACCTTAAAAATGATTGTCATTAATCACTTTAAATCTAATTTTTGCTTAATCAATATGATAATAGAAATGCATCCAATATAGAGTTTAGAAGTTATGAATCATAAGTCATGTTAGTAGGAAACTACTAGTCAATTGGTTGGTTTTTGTTACGGTTCTTTTTTTCCCACCTCAAATTTCGATAATGTAGCTGAGGAAATCTGCTGAAACTTTTAGTTACATCAGCAGCAGGGGCTAGAATAGGGACCATATCAGTTTTGGGTTTATACAAACTCAGTTTGATCTTATATGCATGAACCTATGGATGAATATATTTGTTAGTCAatgtcaataaaaataaatcacaGCTATCTCACCATGTCCAAATGGACAAATATGTACCATGGTTAAGTCTCTGCAATGTGAATTAACCGAGAAACATTGTAGATACACTAATTACTCCCTCCATTCCATTTTATCTGCCATTGTCGCATTCTAGTAGACCCTGGGAGCAATATATCTGCTCAGATGTACCAAAACATGTAAGTGACAATTAAGAACGAACAAAGGGAGTGTTTATGAGTCCACATATGACAACAAAtatgtgaaaaaaaattgatgGTAGTTCTTTGATTTGGAAATGCAATGTTCTAAtagcaaattaaatattaaagtagaaaagttCAGTGGGCCCATAATATTAGATCAGCCTTGAGCCTTTGTTCCTGAATGCATCTTTTTCAATAATAAATGTTTGTAGGGTTTAACTGATGAGATTTGTTGGGGTGGTCAATGTCTCCCATAAT harbors:
- the LOC112744248 gene encoding uncharacterized protein; this encodes MDSSSGIESNGRVPLSGVVADCVKRWFRDTLKEAKAGDINMQVLVGQMYYSGYGVPRDDQKGKIWLTRASRVRSSVWKVGDKHPGYNASDSDSDELKEDS